The region CGAGGAAACGGCGAAGATCCTCCACAACTGGCAGGATCACGCGGATCCGCTGGCCGAGATCCGCGAGGCGGAGGAGCGTGGCATTTCCATCATCATCCAGACGGATGACGATTACCCGACACCGCTGCGGGACGCCTACGATCCTCCGCTGCTGTTATATGTCTGGGGCAAACTGGAGCCCCGCGACAAACACGCCATCAGCGTGGTCGGTTCGCGGCGGACGACGAACTACGGCGTGCAGGCGGCGAAGAAACTTTCCTACCAGCTCGCGCAGTCCGGATTCACCATCGTTTCCGGACTGGCCCGCGGCATCGACACCGCGGCGCACGAGGCCGCCGTCGCCGCGAAGGGGCGCACCATCGCCGTGCTGGGGTCCGGACTCGGGAAATTGTTTCCACCGGAAAACCTCGCGCTGGCGGAAAGAATCGCCAACGGCCACGGCGCGGTCGTCTCGGAATTCTCCATCCACACCTCCCCCGACAAGCAGACATTCCCCATGCGGAACCGCATCGTCGCCGCGTGGGCCCGCGCGGTCCTCGTCGTCGAGTGTCCGGCGTGGTCCGGCTCCCTGATCACCGCGAACCTCGCCTCCGAATACGGAAAACCGATTTTCGCCGTGCCGGGTCCGATCGACAAACCAAGTTCCGCCGGTTGCAACCAACTCATCCGCGACGGGGCCACGCTGGTCGCCGATGCCTCGCACATCCTCGACGACCTCGGCGAACTCCCCTTCGCCCGCAAGGCGGGCATGACAGAGCCCGCTGGAGAATTCCCGGAACTGCCGGAAGAAGAAGCCGCTGTTTTTGCCGGAGTCACGGCGGACGAGTCCCCGGTGGATCTCATCATCGAGCGGACCGGCCTGCCCGCGCACACGGTCACGGCGACGCTGATGAAGCTGGAAATGCGACGGCTGGTCCGGGCCTTTCCCGGGTTCCGGTATGCGCGGCGCTAGGGCGTAAATGCACGAACCCTTCTTTCCCCCACTGCATTCTGCGCGAATGGAGGCGGGAAAACACGTGAAGCCCCTTCCCTCTGATCGCAACAACTCCTTGATTCAAAGATCTTTAAATCGAACCAGCAACCTTGGCAGATTTCGTGCGATGGAGTCGTCCGCCACTCCATCGGATGGGGTGGCTTCACCCAATAACCAATCACGACCATGACAAAACTTGAAATCAAAGGCACCTGGAACGAAACCAAAGGCAAGCTGAAGCAAAAATACGCGGACCTCACCGACGACGATCTCCTCTTCGAAGAAGGCAAGGAGGACGAACTCCTCGGCCGCCTCCAGAAGAAAACCGGTCAGACGAAGGAAGAGATCCGGGATGCCATCTCGAAACTCTAACCAGAGCCACCTCCATGAAGACCAGCCAACTTCCGAATTCCGACACCGAACTCCACGACCTGCTCGTGGACCAGCTCCGTGACATCCTGTGGGCGGAGAAACAATTGGTGAAAGCCCTGCCGAAGATGGCCAAGGCCGCTCAGGACGAGCAGCTCTCCGCCGCCTTCGTCACCCACACCGGGGAAACCAAGAACCACGTCGCACGCCTCGAAGCCATCTTCAAGGGACTCGGCCTCACCGCCCGGGCGAAAAAGTGTCCGGCGATGGAAGGCCTCCTCAAGGAAGCCGACGAACTCGCCGAAGAGTATGCCGACTCCACCGCACTGGACGCCGCGCTCATCACCGCCGCCCAGAAGGTGGAGCACTATGAGATCGCCAGCTACGGCACGATACGGGCCTTCGCCCAGCGCCTCGGGTACCAGGAAGCGGTGAAATTGCTCACCGAAACCCTTGATGAAGAGGGCAACGCGGACCATCTGCTGACAAAGATCGCCACCAGTGGCGTCAATCAGACGGCCGCCGCCTGATTGCCGGGCACCGGCCGATCGATCATCACGCACCCGCCGGGAAAATTGTCCTGGCGGGTGCGTTTTTTGCTTTTGGAGACACATGCTCCGGCGGGCGTCGTTATCAAAAAACAGGACCACCCTCCCCACCCCCATTGCAAAAAAGCTAACCTATCGGCTTGCCAAATCCGCCCGTGCCAGCCTAGTCCCTCACCCAACAGCCGCCGGACGGCACATTTTCACCATGGGAAAAACACTCATCATTGCCGAAAAACCGAGCGTCATGACCGACCTCAGCAAGGTCCTCACCAAGGTCCTCGGTAAGTTCGAAAAGAACGGCTCGGGACGGGATGTTTTTTTCGAAAACGACTCAGCCGTCATCACTTCCGCCGTCGGCCACCTCGTCGAGCTCCGCATGCCGATGGGACCGAACGGCAAGAAACTCCCATGGAATTTCGGCGTCTTGCCTGCCATTCCGGACAAATTCGAGCTGGATCCCATCCCGGATTCCGAGGCCCGCCTCAAGCAGGTGCTCAAGCTCGCCAAGCGCAAGGACGTGGATCTCATCGTCAATGCCTGCGACGCCGGCCGCGAGGGTGAGCTGATTTTCCGCTACATCATGGAAATCGGCAAGATCGACAAGCCCGTCAAACGGCTGTGGATGCAGTCGATGACCAGCGACTCCATCCTCGAGGCATGGAAAAACCTCCGCACCGGCGAGCAGATGAAGCCGCTCGCCGACGCCGCGAAGTGCCGCTCCGAGTCCGACTGGCTCGTCGGCCTGAACGCCACCCGCGCGCTCACCTGTTTCAATTCCCGCCACGGTGGATTCAACATCACCGCCGCCGGCCGCGTCCAGACGCCGACGCTCGCCATCCTCGCCCAGCGCGAGGCGGAGATCCAGGCGTTCAAGCCGACCCCGTATTTCGAGGTCCACGGCACCTTCGGCGTCGATTCCGGGGAATACCTCGGCAAATGGATCGACGAGGCGTGGAAGAAGGACGAGACCAAGCCTCTCGCCAAGGCCGAGCGCATCTGGGACCGCCAGACCGCCGAGGACATCCAGGCGCGTTGCCAGGGCAAGACCGCCAAGGTGACGGAAGAAAAGAAGGCGGCGACCCAGATTTCCCCACAGCTCTACGATCTCACCACGCTGCAACGCGAAGCCCCCTTTTCCGCGAAGGGCACGCTCCAGCTCGCACAGGCGCTTTACGAAAAGCACA is a window of Luteolibacter yonseiensis DNA encoding:
- the dprA gene encoding DNA-processing protein DprA; the encoded protein is MMTDREAIVALNLLPKIGPVRVRRLLAAFDDKPANILGAAKDRLMRVDGIGEETAKILHNWQDHADPLAEIREAEERGISIIIQTDDDYPTPLRDAYDPPLLLYVWGKLEPRDKHAISVVGSRRTTNYGVQAAKKLSYQLAQSGFTIVSGLARGIDTAAHEAAVAAKGRTIAVLGSGLGKLFPPENLALAERIANGHGAVVSEFSIHTSPDKQTFPMRNRIVAAWARAVLVVECPAWSGSLITANLASEYGKPIFAVPGPIDKPSSAGCNQLIRDGATLVADASHILDDLGELPFARKAGMTEPAGEFPELPEEEAAVFAGVTADESPVDLIIERTGLPAHTVTATLMKLEMRRLVRAFPGFRYARR
- a CDS encoding ferritin-like domain-containing protein, yielding MKTSQLPNSDTELHDLLVDQLRDILWAEKQLVKALPKMAKAAQDEQLSAAFVTHTGETKNHVARLEAIFKGLGLTARAKKCPAMEGLLKEADELAEEYADSTALDAALITAAQKVEHYEIASYGTIRAFAQRLGYQEAVKLLTETLDEEGNADHLLTKIATSGVNQTAAA
- a CDS encoding CsbD family protein; this encodes MTKLEIKGTWNETKGKLKQKYADLTDDDLLFEEGKEDELLGRLQKKTGQTKEEIRDAISKL